In Nymphaea colorata isolate Beijing-Zhang1983 chromosome 3, ASM883128v2, whole genome shotgun sequence, a genomic segment contains:
- the LOC116251016 gene encoding RING-H2 finger protein ATL48-like, producing the protein MGSTESGAPQLEDLLDRKKPVKNPLVPIGALITAGILTAGLISFRQGNSHLGQKLMRARVLAQGATVALMLGTAYYYGDKF; encoded by the exons ATGGGGTCGACTGAATCTGGGGCACCCCAGTTGGAGGATCTACTTGATCGCAAGAAGCCCGTCAAAAACCCATTGGTCCCAATTG GTGCACTTATAACTGCTGGAATCCTAACAGCTGGATTGATTAGCTTCCGACAAGGAAATTCCCACCTTGGTCAGAAATTAATGCGAGCTCGTGTGCTTGCCCAGGGTGCTACTGTTGCACTAATGCTTGGAACTGCTTACTATTATGGGGACAAATTCTAA
- the LOC116251237 gene encoding protease Do-like 9, translated as MKKAGRKRNRKMKETQASVPDPVMEDLSLASPEVLDDNSPEGRKRGRARKNSSIGAQGSPTGHSMELIAREPVLPEIENATSDRVLGSPIRMVTRVVEDNDGELSRVAAGNVGEVKKESVIKVVPSMDAVVKVFCVHTDPNFSLPWQRKRQYSSSSSGFILGGRRVLTNAHSVEHHTQVKLKKRGSDTKYLATVLAIGTECDIAMLTVDDDEFWDGVSPVEFGCLPSLQDAVTVVGYPIGGDTISVTSGVVSRIEILSYVHGSTELLGLQIDAAINSGNSGGPAFNNKGQCVGIAFQSLKHEDVENIGYVIPTPVILHFIKDYEQSKEYTGFPILGVEWQKMENPDLRKAMGMTPTQKGVRVRRVEPTAPASRFLRPSDIILTFDGIDIANDGTVPFRHGERIGFSYLVSQKYTGESAIVKVLRESQILEFNVEVATHKRLVPAHIKGKPPSYYIIAGFVFSAISVPYLRSEYGKDYDYDSPVKLLHKLLHSMAQTEDEQLVVVSQVLVSDINIGYEDIVNTQVLAFNNEPIKNLKQLAAMVENYDGEFLQFNLEYQQMVVLETKKAKAATLDILTTHCIPSAMSEDLRT; from the exons ATGAAGAAGGCTGGTAGGAAGAGGAAtagaaagatgaaagaaaccCAAGCCAGCGTTCCTGATCCCGTTATGGAAGATCTCTCCCTGGCGAGCCCTGAGGTCCTCGATGACAATAGTCCGGAGGGCCGCAAACGCGGCCGGGCGAGGAAAAACTCGTCTATTGGTGCTCAAGGTAGTCCAACTGGGCACTCGATGGAGCTTATTGCTCGGGAGCCGGTGTTGCCGGAAATCGAGAACGCGACTTCCGATAGAGTTCTTGGTTCACCGATTAGGATGGTCACAAGAGTGGTCGAAGATAATGACGGGGAATTATCGAGGGTTGCTGCTGGTAATGTTGGTGAAGTGAAGAAGGAGAGCGTGATCAAGGTTGTACCGTCAATGGACGCTGTGGTTAAGGTGTTCTGCGTCCATACCGATCCGAATTTCTCATTGCCCTGGCAAAGAAAGCGGCAATATAGCTCCAGCAGCAGCGGATTCATCCTTGGTGGCCGGAGAGTTCTTACTAATGCGCATTCTGTTGAGCACCATACCCAGGTGAAACTTAAGAAGCGTGGGTCTGACACCAAGTACTTGGCAACAGTTCTAGCTATTGGGACTGAATGTGATATTG CAATGCTAACCGTGGATGATGATGAGTTCTGGGATGGAGTTTCACCAGTGGAGTTTGGTTGCCTGCCATCCCTGCAAGATGCTGTAACAGTAGTTGGTTACCCTATTGGAGGCGACACAATTTCCGTGACAAGTGGGGTTGTCTCACGAATAGAGATCTTGTCTTACGTGCATGGGTCCACAGAGCTGTTGGGATTGCAG ATTGATGCTGCCATCAACTCTGGTAACTCTGGTGGTCCTGCCTTTAATAATAAGGGCCAGTGTGTTGGAATTGCGtttcagtctctcaaacatgaaGATGTAGAAAACATTGGATATGTCATTCCAACTCCCGTCATTTTGCACTTCATAAAAGATTACGAACAATCAAAGGAATATACAG GTTTCCCAATCCTTGGGGTTGAGTGGCAAAAGATGGAGAATCCCGATCTCCGAAAAGCTATGGGGATGACACCAACCCAGAAAGGAGTTCGTGTAAGAAGGGTAGAACCTACTGCTCCAGCTTCTAGGTTTTTGAGACCCTCAGATATCATTCTCACCTTTGATGGGATTGATATTGCCAATGATGGGACTG TTCCTTTTAGGCATGGGGAGCGGATTGGCTTTAGTTACCTTGTTTCTCAAAAATATACTGGAGAAAGTGCGATCGTAAAAGTTCTTCGTGAATCCCAGATCCTTGAATTCAATGTAGAGGTTGCAACACATAAACGCCTTGTTCCTGCCCATATCAAGGGGAAGCCTCCATCGTATTACATAATTGCTGGATTTGTGTTTTCAGCAATTTCTGTTCCTTACCTCCGTTCTGAG TATGGGAAGGATTATGACTATGATTCCCCAGTCAAACTGCTTCATAAATTGCTTCATTCTATGGCACAGACAGAAGATGAGCAACTAGTTGTTGTCTCCCAG GTGCTCGTGTCAGATATCAACATTGGATACGAAGACATAGTTAATACTCAG GTTCTTGCATTCAATAATGaaccaataaaaaatttaaagcagCTGGCCGCAATGGTTGAAAACTATGATGGTGAATTTTTGCAGTTTAATCTAGAATACCagcag ATGGTTGTTTTAGAGACTAAGAAGGCAAAGGCAGCAACTCTTGATATTCTCACAACACATTGTATTCCATCTGCAATGTCGGAAGATCTTAGGACATGA
- the LOC116251543 gene encoding probable pyruvate, phosphate dikinase regulatory protein, chloroplastic isoform X1 produces MMVYARLSAMDLTSSAASSFPSQQSPLLFPLAGPPKLRLVLVPCVPPQQDGPKPPDAKREEPPRDWKSKGSRQLSHWSRARAIRYGRRIHRPSSPANSFDTKSRLTAADATSPEALASLLLQSDDEDEADITNGGKAIYMVSDGTGWTAEYTVNAALGQFEHCLINRACAVQTHIFSGVEDEERLLEVIKQAAMEGALVLYTLADPNMAESANQACQLWGVQCANILAPTTAAIATHLGVNPSGIPRGKAPLTKEYFRRIDAIEFTMKHDDGALPQNLHRADIVLVGVSRTGKTPLSIYLAQKGYKVSNVPVVMGVPLPPYLFEVDQDKIFGLTINPVVLQAIRKARVKTLGFSGNSSTNYSRMDHVKEELEHCSRIFAQNPRWPVIEVTGKAIEETAAVVVRTYHDRKQKHWIPRISKRY; encoded by the exons ATGATGGTCTACGCTCGACTGTCCGCCATGGACTTGACGAGCTCGGCCGCCTCGAGCTTCCCTTCGCAACAGAGCCCACTTCTCTTTCCCCTCGCCGGACCCCCGAAGCTCAGGCTCGTATTGGTCCCTTGCGTCCCTCCTCAGCAAGACGGCCCCAAACCCCCTGACGCCAAGAGGGAGGAGCCTCCGCGCGATTGGAAGTCCAAAGGCAGCCGCCAGCTGAGCCACTGGTCCCGAGCCCGTGCAATCCGTTACGGCCGGCGTATCCATCGCCCGTCTAGCCCGGCAAATTCCTTCGATACAAAATCCCGACTGACGGCGGCGGACGCGACCTCCCCGGAGGCGCTCGCATCACTACTCCTCCAGAGCGACGACGAGGACGAGGCCGATATCACCAATGGTGGGAAGGCGATCTACATGGTGTCGGACGGGACGGGATGGACAGCGGAGTACACTGTGAACGCGGCGCTTGGGCAGTTCGAACATTGCCTGATCAATCGAGCCTGCGCCGTCCAGACCCACATCTTCTCTGGG GTGGAGGATGAGGAGCGGCTGCTGGAGGTGATCAAGCAGGCAGCAATGGAAGGGGCGCTGGTGCTGTACACACTGGCTGACCCAAACATGGCGGAGTCGGCAAATCAGGCCTGCCAGCTTTGGGGGGTCCAATGCGCCAACATACTGGCACCGACGACCGCAGCCATCGCCACCCACCTTGGCGTCAACCCGTCGGGCATTCCGCGCGGCAAGGCCCCACTCACCAAGGAATACTTCCGCCGGATCGACGCCATTGAGTTCACCATGAAGCATGACGATGGGGCGCTGCCGCAGAACCTTCACCGGGCCGACATAGTCCTGGTCGGCGTGTCCCGGACAGGCAAGACCCCGCTGTCCATATACCTGGCCCAAAAGGGCTACAAAGTCTCGAACGTGCCGGTTGTCATGGGCGTGCCCCTGCCGCCGTATCTCTTCGAGGTCGACCAGGACAAGATCTTCGGGTTGACGATTAATCCGGTCGTCCTCCAAGCGATTCGGAAGGCGAGGGTGAAGACCCTCGGGTTCTCCGGCAACAGCTCGACCAACTACTCACGGATGGACCATGTCAAGGAGGAGTTGGAGCACTGTAGCCGCATCTTCGCTCAGAACCCCCGGTGGCCGGTCATTG
- the LOC116251543 gene encoding probable pyruvate, phosphate dikinase regulatory protein, chloroplastic isoform X2 has protein sequence MMVYARLSAMDLTSSAASSFPSQQSPLLFPLAGPPKLRLVLVPCVPPQQDGPKPPDAKREEPPRDWKSKGSRQLSHWSRARAIRYGRRIHRPSSPANSFDTKSRLTAADATSPEALASLLLQSDDEDEADITNGGKAIYMVSDGTGWTAEYTVNAALGQFEHCLINRACAVQTHIFSGVEDEERLLEVIKQAAMEGALVLYTLADPNMAESANQACQLWGVQCANILAPTTAAIATHLGVNPSGIPRGKAPLTKEYFRRIDAIEFTMKHDDGALPQNLHRADIVLVGVSRTGKTPLSIYLAQKGYKVSNVPVVMGVPLPPYLFEVDQDKIFGLTINPVVLQAIRKARVKTLGFSGNSSTNYSRMDHVKEELEHCSRIFAQNPRWPVIGYQLRSPHCELEKMNSDQNVVE, from the exons ATGATGGTCTACGCTCGACTGTCCGCCATGGACTTGACGAGCTCGGCCGCCTCGAGCTTCCCTTCGCAACAGAGCCCACTTCTCTTTCCCCTCGCCGGACCCCCGAAGCTCAGGCTCGTATTGGTCCCTTGCGTCCCTCCTCAGCAAGACGGCCCCAAACCCCCTGACGCCAAGAGGGAGGAGCCTCCGCGCGATTGGAAGTCCAAAGGCAGCCGCCAGCTGAGCCACTGGTCCCGAGCCCGTGCAATCCGTTACGGCCGGCGTATCCATCGCCCGTCTAGCCCGGCAAATTCCTTCGATACAAAATCCCGACTGACGGCGGCGGACGCGACCTCCCCGGAGGCGCTCGCATCACTACTCCTCCAGAGCGACGACGAGGACGAGGCCGATATCACCAATGGTGGGAAGGCGATCTACATGGTGTCGGACGGGACGGGATGGACAGCGGAGTACACTGTGAACGCGGCGCTTGGGCAGTTCGAACATTGCCTGATCAATCGAGCCTGCGCCGTCCAGACCCACATCTTCTCTGGG GTGGAGGATGAGGAGCGGCTGCTGGAGGTGATCAAGCAGGCAGCAATGGAAGGGGCGCTGGTGCTGTACACACTGGCTGACCCAAACATGGCGGAGTCGGCAAATCAGGCCTGCCAGCTTTGGGGGGTCCAATGCGCCAACATACTGGCACCGACGACCGCAGCCATCGCCACCCACCTTGGCGTCAACCCGTCGGGCATTCCGCGCGGCAAGGCCCCACTCACCAAGGAATACTTCCGCCGGATCGACGCCATTGAGTTCACCATGAAGCATGACGATGGGGCGCTGCCGCAGAACCTTCACCGGGCCGACATAGTCCTGGTCGGCGTGTCCCGGACAGGCAAGACCCCGCTGTCCATATACCTGGCCCAAAAGGGCTACAAAGTCTCGAACGTGCCGGTTGTCATGGGCGTGCCCCTGCCGCCGTATCTCTTCGAGGTCGACCAGGACAAGATCTTCGGGTTGACGATTAATCCGGTCGTCCTCCAAGCGATTCGGAAGGCGAGGGTGAAGACCCTCGGGTTCTCCGGCAACAGCTCGACCAACTACTCACGGATGGACCATGTCAAGGAGGAGTTGGAGCACTGTAGCCGCATCTTCGCTCAGAACCCCCGGTGGCCGGTCATTG
- the LOC116251543 gene encoding probable pyruvate, phosphate dikinase regulatory protein, chloroplastic isoform X3 — MMVYARLSAMDLTSSAASSFPSQQSPLLFPLAGPPKLRLVLVPCVPPQQDGPKPPDAKREEPPRDWKSKGSRQLSHWSRARAIRYGRRIHRPSSPANSFDTKSRLTAADATSPEALASLLLQSDDEDEADITNGGKAIYMVSDGTGWTAEYTVNAALGQFEHCLINRACAVQTHIFSGVEDEERLLEVIKQAAMEGALVLYTLADPNMAESANQACQLWGVQCANILAPTTAAIATHLGVNPSGIPRGKAPLTKEYFRRIDAIEFTMKHDDGALPQNLHRADIVLVGVSRTGKTPLSIYLAQKGYKVSNVPVVMGVPLPPYLFEVDQDKIFGLTINPVVLQAIRKARVKTLGFSGNSSTNYSRMDHVKEELEHCSRIFAQNPRWPVIDLAWCPFTGCWF; from the exons ATGATGGTCTACGCTCGACTGTCCGCCATGGACTTGACGAGCTCGGCCGCCTCGAGCTTCCCTTCGCAACAGAGCCCACTTCTCTTTCCCCTCGCCGGACCCCCGAAGCTCAGGCTCGTATTGGTCCCTTGCGTCCCTCCTCAGCAAGACGGCCCCAAACCCCCTGACGCCAAGAGGGAGGAGCCTCCGCGCGATTGGAAGTCCAAAGGCAGCCGCCAGCTGAGCCACTGGTCCCGAGCCCGTGCAATCCGTTACGGCCGGCGTATCCATCGCCCGTCTAGCCCGGCAAATTCCTTCGATACAAAATCCCGACTGACGGCGGCGGACGCGACCTCCCCGGAGGCGCTCGCATCACTACTCCTCCAGAGCGACGACGAGGACGAGGCCGATATCACCAATGGTGGGAAGGCGATCTACATGGTGTCGGACGGGACGGGATGGACAGCGGAGTACACTGTGAACGCGGCGCTTGGGCAGTTCGAACATTGCCTGATCAATCGAGCCTGCGCCGTCCAGACCCACATCTTCTCTGGG GTGGAGGATGAGGAGCGGCTGCTGGAGGTGATCAAGCAGGCAGCAATGGAAGGGGCGCTGGTGCTGTACACACTGGCTGACCCAAACATGGCGGAGTCGGCAAATCAGGCCTGCCAGCTTTGGGGGGTCCAATGCGCCAACATACTGGCACCGACGACCGCAGCCATCGCCACCCACCTTGGCGTCAACCCGTCGGGCATTCCGCGCGGCAAGGCCCCACTCACCAAGGAATACTTCCGCCGGATCGACGCCATTGAGTTCACCATGAAGCATGACGATGGGGCGCTGCCGCAGAACCTTCACCGGGCCGACATAGTCCTGGTCGGCGTGTCCCGGACAGGCAAGACCCCGCTGTCCATATACCTGGCCCAAAAGGGCTACAAAGTCTCGAACGTGCCGGTTGTCATGGGCGTGCCCCTGCCGCCGTATCTCTTCGAGGTCGACCAGGACAAGATCTTCGGGTTGACGATTAATCCGGTCGTCCTCCAAGCGATTCGGAAGGCGAGGGTGAAGACCCTCGGGTTCTCCGGCAACAGCTCGACCAACTACTCACGGATGGACCATGTCAAGGAGGAGTTGGAGCACTGTAGCCGCATCTTCGCTCAGAACCCCCGGTGGCCGGTCATTG